The window ccatcggtcgaacgaaaggtaatcattttcctatcacacttaatattagccctaagcgagctcaaccaatccattcctaatactacatcaaagctaggaataggtaacactaaacaagtcatcgggaaagacttcccttcgatctctatacaacccccagacacatatgttgtgacgggtgtgatcttaccatcggctacttctacactaaccgacatgggtaacacagtaactggtaatttcaacttagcacagaaatctagggacataaaacatctattggcaccacaatcaaataatacacgagcaggtattgaaTTGATTAGAAACATACTGGTGATCACTTCGTccgttgccacagcattctcaaccgacatctgaaaagctctagcctctgctattggagggttcttcctcttatgcccactcgaggcagttgaccctccggttgatgccgaacgcgcccctgaccctgctccggaactaccactcttcgacggacaactaactgcacgatgccctggtttgtgacaactccaacatacactattcggatacgaacatgctgaagactcatgcccaataaCACCACAAtttaaacatcttcttgtagcctcaaaaCATTGACTACTATGAGAAGATCgatacgtgtgacaccaattccctttacctaatccagacccagaactactctgaccacttttacccttcgatttaaacccactagacttcttggatttagatcccgattgaccagatacttgctcaccttgttgtagcacattaccaaacattctgtttctggcggccggaacatcactttctaccatcttagccatcacaaaagcttgagacaacgatgtagctgttctaacaaaagttcgatactctggcagaatgatattaacaaaatgctggatacgagacgcttcatctggcacccattgttgtacaaacctcagtttatccatatacttctctattacctcatcgatcgtcatttgaggtgtcatcttcatttcaagaaattcaatcttgattcggttcatatcaaacggattacaatactgttcacacaccttcccataaaactgctcccatgtgatcatactcacttgctctttcggtatactggaaatcaaagaattccACCAAATCATAGctctacctttcaacattcgactagcatatgttactttcagttcaggttcacactgacacgcttcaaataccctttcaatttctcgcaaccaattgagagttacagtcagatcagtacttctagaaaactcagagggtttgcaatcacggaagttcttataagtacatcttttgggtggttgcatgtaaggttgttggaacatttgcaattggtatgggttcatcatcatgggattttgataagtaaaagtgttttacggtggcatatagtattggttaggtatttgattctgatactggttctggtgcacattaggtatcattTGGGATtgtgcggttgggaatccaggtggtgtatcatcatttctagAATGCCTCGCCaactcaagctcattaattttgtcttcagcctatTTTAGCTTGGTTTCTAACtaaaggatgtaactattctgatcatcatcagactcaacaccctcttctggtgctctgaatgtttcggggttggatgggccagttgcgtttctatcagccatacctgtactacaaaatagctcacacaaaagcttagtggataacagttagttcattcacaactaacacacgtatatcctattttcacttagcccccactcccacagacatgtttgacttgcctcagggtttgggaacaaagtacgcgcacgtacttgctgccaaaccatgctctgataccaacttgtaacaccggccattttttttaaatacacagcgaaagactttattaacaaacacaatataagtcgcgtcattacattaatctgagtaattaagtttaagtttacacaacggtgttacgttattacaaaacatgatttaaacaaaagtccacatcagagtagggttgtcaaacatgtcttctgcaacagcacccatcccgactagcagtacttaaacctgcaaggggagaatatgtgggggattagcgcaccgctaagtgaatggaatctatctaacagatatagcttaagccacacacaagctatatactaacaacaacacttgctaactaccaactagcatacaataagacaatacgaggatcggcggcttgtacgagcacacgactcccagcggatcgggcctgagtctaccgatagtccctgctactcaattcacagtatagttatccagatgcaggtgatgcatcgttcacactatactccacaattagtagcctatggacccaacctcccctaggcacggttgacctcatacggactctaacctctcctaggcacggtctcgagtccccagtctccctaggcccgactggtgccattcacacagtgtacacataattcacatacaacatcaggcatactatattattctaacatggcaatttctacactatgcatgataaaaaagtcaaccacagtagcatgatatgctacttaaactctatccggagatagacccactcaccaattaccagcaactgctcagttattatttctgagcctcctccttgtccttatctcctgagaacaacaaaaaccaagttagaatagtgttcccatcaaggttAGACATACTGACAGCGCATTATAGAAAAAATAGTAAAAAATGcgcccgctaaaattttcatgtttatgcattttcagaatttacatcctgaaaatcataaaaacacacgtacagcataacagctataattcagcacttagtaaaattttcactgtctaagaccatcggtcgatggtcccatccatctgTCGATCGTCAACGGTCCATCggtccatcggtcgatcgtcaaaattacatccgttgttcagaagtcatacaccatcgatcgtccctcaccatcggtcgatgatcAACGACCATCgcccgaaggtagttcatcagctgcaacagcagcaaagtgatgagtttcaacccaaaatcaccaaatctcaactttggacacgtttttggcctcaaaactgaacacaactcgtacactaaactttttggaacataaacccacaacattcaaacacaaacaacatcaatttctaccaatttgacacaaaaccccattttaacaaaaactaactcaaaaacccatttaatcacagatttgatcatgaaatcttacaaaccttaccttgttagaatcacaatgacacaaggaacgttttgacaccaaaatcaagcttcaattcgagatcaaatgatttagggttggttgagatgatgaagatgaggttAGGTGATAGTGAGTGATTTAGTGAATTTTCTAGAGAAAATGAAAAAGTGGCAGCTGGTATAACACTTAATTGTGTTATATCACAATACccctcaacacacgggtatttaccagttatccaaAATCTTTCGCAcacgattaggtaacccaaacgaggtccaattaaaataaacaaacctgttctgggacccttgtcagaaACTGGTCGcagcacaaatataataaaacactaattaaataattaaaataaaagcacttaagactatgcacaaaccctaagggcaaaatagacaacttacaactagctcggGTTTCATTCTGTTACAACAGGCAGGCTCAGATGTTCGAGACAAGTTGATTACCTTGAAGAGGCAGGCTCCAATAATTGGTCGATGTATTGCCATTCTAGAGCATAAGGTAATTATCAAAGGCTAGTATTTCTTTCGTAATGTACAAACTGTATTATTGTCAAATATATAATACATGTGATGACTCTATGAGCCGAGATACAATGGGCCTACATAATATATACAATTACACATAtgctaacatccccccgcagttttATTGGGAGGAGAAGTTCATACATTCAAACTGGACCTAAAATTGGTGTACAAAGAGGTAGGTAGACCCTAAGTGAATATATCAGCATATTGAGATCTGGATGGAAAATCTAGGACACGAATATTCCCTAAGGCGACTTGGTCACGAACAAAATGTATGTCAATCTCTATATGCTTTGTCTGCCGATGCTGTACAGGATTAGATGTCAGATATACAGAGCTGATGTTATCATAATAAACTATGGTGGCCTTTGGCGAATAAGTGTGAAGCTCTCGAAGAAGATTGCGTAGCCAACAAATTTTAGCAACAACGTTAGCGACACCACGATATTCTGCCTCAACACTAGATCTCGATACAACCTGCTGATGTTTCGAGGACCATGATAAAGATTCTCATCCTGAAAAACACAACAGCCAAATGTAGAACGGCGGGTGGTAGGGCATCCACCCCAATCAGCATCAGAGTATGCAATAAGACCATCTAAGGACAACGCGTGTATTAGTAGACCATGATTAAGTGTTCCACGTAGGTAGCGCGAAATGCGCTTAAGAGCAAGAAAATGTGGCTAGCGTGGATCATGCATGAAAAGGCATATCTGCTAAACTGCATAGGAGATGTCGGGGCGAGTAAATGTTAGATAATGAAGAGCCCATGCAAGGATCCTCTATAAAGTGGGATCAGCAACTATGAGTGTCGGCAGACGTTCGACAAGGTTTACCCGACATCATGTATGCACACTGTAATATATCAATAACATACTTTTTCTGCGATAAAAGCATGCCAATGGTATTGAGAGTGGCACAAACCCCAAGAAAATAGTTAAGGGCCCCTAAATTTGTCATAGAGAACTCACTATTGAGTTGCCCGATAATGGTGTGGAGTAACGAGGTAGACGATGCTGTGAGgatgatgtcatcaacatataggagTAAGTAAGTGGTAGATGATCCCTGATGATAAACAAACAGAGACGTGTCACATCGAATATGCTGAAAACCCTGTGACAGAACATAGTCAGCAAACCGCTGATACTAAGCGCGTGGAGCCTATTTCAGACCATATAAAGAACGCTGTAAGTGGCATACATAATCAGGAAAATTACGATCGTGGTAACCAGGGGGCTGTGCATGTAAACGGTCTCATGTAAGTCACACTAAAGAAAGGAATTTTTCACGTCAAGCTGATGAATGGGCCAATGACGTGAGATCGCCAATTTAAGAAAAGTGCGAATAATGGCTGATTTGACAACCAGACTAAAGGTCTCATCACAATTAACGCGAATTTGTTAGTTTTACCATTAGCAACCAATCTGGCTTTTTATCTAACCAGGGAACCATCAGCATGAAACTTATTCTTAAATAACCACATAGAGCGAACCACATTAGCCCCAGAAGGTCTTGGAACAAGTTCCCAAGTGCCATTAGCAGTAAGAGCATGATATTCTTCATCCATGGCTTTATGCCAGTGAGGATCCTCAAGAGCCTGTGAATAAGACCGGGAAACCAATAGATGGGTAGTAGTGGTGTGTAAGTTAAGGTGGGTGACAGGTTTAGTGATGCCATGTTTTGAAAGTGTCACCATTGGGTGTGGGGAAGGAGGTGGTGAAGTGGTGGTTTGGTTAGCAGTAGGTCAGTCGGTGGTTGGTGTAGCGGAAGGTGGAGTAGTAGGTGTGGGAGGATCATCCGATGATGGGTGGTTAACATCCGAAGACAGCGATGGAGAAACAGGCTAGAAGGATGGATGGAAAATAGGTGATGGATAGTCAAGAAAGTCATATGGTGGAGATATGTGGGAGAAACTGAGCCAAAAAGGAAGATAGTTTCATCAAAGACAACATGTCGTGAGATGATGATCTTACGAGTGGAAAGGTCAAGGCAACGAAAACCATGATGATCCGATGGATATCCAAGGAAGATGTATGGCGTGGAGCGTGGTGCAAGTTTATAGGTGCTAGTGAGAGGAGGAAAACATAGACAACCAAAGACACGTAAGTGACTGTAGGTTAGGAGTTATTTGAATAGTCAGAAGTGTGGGGTATCATTTTGAATGGACGATGAGGGTAGAATGTTAAGAAGATGAGTAGACATACGAAGGGCTTCTACATACCCAGTATGTGGGAGGAAGATGTGTATGAAATAAAATTGTGCGAATGGTGATGTTGATAGTGCGGAGCATTCTTTCAGACTTACCATTTTGTTGGGACATGTGTGGGCAAGAAAAACGAAAACGGATGCCATGATTAGAAAAGAAGTCTTGAAATTCCCTATTATTAAATTCACCGCCATTGTCACGGTGAAAGGATTTTATTTTACAGTTAAATTGATTTTGAATATAAGTCGTGAGATGtataaatttttgaaaacatcAGATTTACATCGTAACGGATACACCCACAAGTAATGAGTATAATGATCAAGAAAGATGGCATAATATTTTAAACCACTCATGCTAGTAATAGGTGAAGTCCAAATATCCGTGTGTATAATGTCAAATGGAGAGCACACAATAGAATCAGAAAAGCTAAATGGAAGTCGGACGTGTTTCAAAGTTGACATGGTTGGCACAAAACTGATGACTTCTCTTTATTACGTAAAATAAATTGACGAGAAATTAAATGTTAAAGTACTTGGTCATCCGGATGACCAAGACGTTGGTGCCATAGCGATTAGCTAGATATAGTGAAGACTTG of the Rutidosis leptorrhynchoides isolate AG116_Rl617_1_P2 chromosome 5, CSIRO_AGI_Rlap_v1, whole genome shotgun sequence genome contains:
- the LOC139849662 gene encoding uncharacterized protein: MTSQDPDSSGWIMDTGVTDHVHSDACILKSMSNNHDTHSIYVGDGSSIPALEDPHWHKAMDEEYHALTANGTWELVPRPSGANVVRSMWLFKNKFHADGSLGSSTTYLLLYVDDIILTASSTSLLHTIIGQLNSEFSMTNLGALNYFLGPHFLALKRISRYLRGTLNHGLLIHALSLDGLIAYSDADWGGCPTTRRSTFGCCVFQDENLYHGPRNISRLYRDLVLRQNIVVSLTLLLKFVGYAIFFESFTLIRQRPP